A single Lactuca sativa cultivar Salinas chromosome 8, Lsat_Salinas_v11, whole genome shotgun sequence DNA region contains:
- the LOC111903763 gene encoding uncharacterized protein LOC111903763: protein MSATPVGTGTPVVGATPAVNPNAPVPNIMTNHAERPEKSSGLNFKRWQQKMLFYLTTLNLARFLTETAPVIAEGQADAQSVTAVDAWKHSEFMCRNYVLNGLTDALYNVYCKVATAKELWESLERKYKTEDVGTKKHVVAKFLEYKMVDSKSVMSQVQDLQVIIHDNNAKGMDLNESFQVASMFEKLPPGWIDFKNYLKHKRKEMSVEELVVRLRIEEDNRMAMKKGSEVESSKVHMVEADQTSKSKGKGPHKGKAKG, encoded by the coding sequence ATGTCTGCAACTCCCGTTGGTACTGGAACTCCTGTTGTTGGTGCTACCCCTGCTGTGAACCCAAATGCACCGGTTCCAAACATCATGACTAATCATGCTGAAAGACCTGAAAAATCTTCTGGTCTGAACTTCAAGAggtggcaacagaagatgttgttctACTTGACCACCTTGAACCTGGCTCGGTTCCTAACAGAAACTGCTCCTGTAATTGCTGAGGGGCAGGCTGATGCTCAATCTGTGACTGCAGTGGATGCATGGAAGCATTCAGAATTTATGTGCCGCAACTATGTGTTGAATGGGCTAACAGATGCACTTTACAATGTTTATTGTAAAGTTGCAACTGCTAAGGAACTATGGGAGTCGTTGGAAAGGAAGTATAAGACAGAAGATGTCGGAActaagaagcatgttgttgctaaGTTCTTGGAATACAAAATGGTTGACTCAAAATCTGTTATGAGTCAAGTCCAAGACCTTCAGGTCATCATACATGATAACAATGCAAAAGGGATGGATCTTAATGAATCATTCCAAGTTGCATCAATGTTTGAAAAGCTTCCTCCTGGTTGGATAGACTTCAAAAATTACCTTAAGCATAAGCGAAAGGAGATGTCTGTGGAGGAACTGGTGGTGCGTCTTCGCATTGAAGAAGACAATAGAATGGCTATGAAGAAAGGTAGTGAAGTTGAATCTTCTAAGGTTCATATGGTGGAAGCTGATCAAACTTCCAAAAGCAAAGGCAAGGGACCTCACAAAGGGAAAGCAAAGGGCTAA
- the LOC111903764 gene encoding uncharacterized protein LOC111903764, translating into MMHGPCGGDNPKCPCMIENKCSKNFPKPFLDHTSVDSNGYPIYRRRNDDLFVENSGVKLDNRSVVPYHKVLLKRYQAHINVEWYNQGASIKYLFKYVNKGPDRATMAVIQSNNVDDTKDAVDEIKNYYDCRYLSACEVSWRIFGFDVHYKYPSVVRLPFHLSRQQNVVYGAVDDIDDVLDKQSVSSLMFLAWMTCNEHNKDAQKLSYIEFPSKIVWKLKDRCWKPRKIGKSIGRIHAVSPNLVEAYFLRILLNKVKGPKSFEDIRMVNGHEYATFRETCYALGLLEDDREYIDAIEEASHSGSGYYLRSLFAIMLKSNSLSNPSCVWENIWKYLSDVILYNQLKRLNSPGLSLTEDQLKNLTLYEIEKVLLQNNSSLKDYYGMPYPDHESIPSSNNRLITEELDFDRTILHNELIHLLDSLTVEQRGVFDKIMKHVQHMVVLGKLFFGRHYLQP; encoded by the exons ATGATGCATGGTCCTTGTGGTGGTGATAATCCTAAATGCCCATGCATGATTGAGAACAAGTGTTCAAAAAACTTCCCGAAACCATTCTTAGATCATACTTCTGTTGATTCTAATGGTTATCCTATATACAGGAGACGTAATGATGATTTATTTGTTGAAAATTCGGGTGTGAAATTAGACAACAGAAGCGTCGTTCCATATCACAAAGTCCTTTTGAAAAGATATCAAGCTCACATTAATGTTGAATGGTACAATCAGGGTGCTTCCATCAAATATTTGTTTAAATATGTTAACAAGGGTCCTGATAGGGCTACCATGGCAGTTATCCAAAGCAACAATGTAGATGATACTAAAGATGCAGTTGATGAAATAAAGAACTACTACGATTGTAGATATTTGTCTGCATGTGAAGTCTCGTGGCGGATATTTGGATTTGACGTCCATTACAA GTATCCTTCTGTTGTTAGACTTCCTTTCCATCTTTCTAGACAACAAAATGTTGTGTATGGTGCAGTCGACGATATCGACGATGTCCTCGACAAACAATCTGTTTCTTCTTTGATGTTCTTAGCTTGGATGACATGTAACGAACATAATAAAGACGCACAAAAACTTTCATACATTGAATTTCCTTCAAAAATTGTATGGAAATTGAAAGATCGTTGCTGGAAGCCAAGAAAAATAGGAAAATCGATCGGTAGAATTCATGCAGTTTCACCTAATCTTGTTGAAGCGTATTTTTTAAGAATTCTTTTAAATAAAGTCAAAGGTCCGAAATCGTTTGAAGATATCCGCATGGTAAATGGTCACGAGTATGCTACTTTTAGAGAGACATGTTATGCTCTTGGACTTTTAGAAGATGATAGAGAATACATTGATGCCATCGAGGAAGCCAGCCATTCAGGTTCTGGTTATTATTTACGATCTCTATTTGCAATTATGCTAAAGTCGAATAGTTTGTCTAACCCGTCCTGTGTTTGGGAAaatatatggaaatatttatCGGATGTAATTCTATACAATCAATTGAAGCGATTAAATTCTCCAG GTTTATCGCTTACTGAGGATCAACTTAAGAACTTGACCCTTTATGAGATTGAAAAAGTTTTACTCCAGAACAACTCAAGCCTCAAAGATTATTATGGGATGCCTTACCCAGATCATGAATCTATACCTTCTTCAAACAATCGTTTGATAACCGAGGAGCTAGATTTTGACAGGACCATTCTACACAACGAGTTGATTCATCTGTTGGATTCATTAACAGTTGAACAAAGAGGTGTTTTTGACAAAATCATGAAACATGTTCAACATATGGTGGTACTGGGAAAACTTTTCTTTGGAAGACATTATCTGCAGCCTTAA
- the LOC111903766 gene encoding uncharacterized protein LOC111903766 yields MIYKHAFEALDRSLKDILSCDLCSNSKLPFGGKSIVFGGDFRQILPVVPNGSRQDIVNASLSSSYIWPDCKVLRLTKNMRLSDQTYDIEETKAFANWLLDIGEGNVGGFNDGEAIIDIPDDLLITDSSDPIGSLIAFVYPSIIENANHPRFFQERAILAPKNEVVQEINDCLLSLFLGDEKEYLSSDSLCHSDFVHNDIDESLYSWDVLNGLKLSGLPIHKLVLKVGVPVMLLRSIDPKSGLCNGTRLRVIALGNRVIEAEIIFGSNTGNRTFIPRMTLTPSEKRIPFTFQRRQFSLAVCFAITINKSQGQSLSKVGLFLRQPVFTH; encoded by the coding sequence ATGATTTATAAACATGCATTTGAAGCGTTGGATCGATCTTTGAAGGATATATTGAGTTGTGATCTTTGCAGCAACTCAAAATTGCCATTTGGAGGAAAATCAATTGTTTTTGGAGGCGATTTTAGGCAGATTCTACCTGTTGTTCCAAACGGAAGCAGACAAGACATTGTGAATGCTTCATTAAGTTCCTCCTACATTTGGCCAGATTGCAAAGTCTTAAGATTAACTAAAAACATGAGGTTGAGTGATCAAACATATGATATTGAGGAAACAAAGGCCTTTGCAAATTGGCTTTTGGATATAGGAGAAGGAAATGTGGGTGGTTTCAATGATGGTGAGGCAATTATTGATATACCAGATGATCTTCTCATTACTGATTCATCTGATCCAATCGGTTCATTAATTGCATTTGTCTATCCTTCTATTATTGAAAATGCCAATCATCCCAGGTTTTTTCAAGAAAGAGCAATCCTTGCACCAAAAAACGAAGTTGTTCAGGAAATAAATGATTGTCTGTTATCACTATTTCTAGGTGATGAAAAAGAATACTTGAGTTCAGACAGTCTTTGTCATTCAGATTTTGTTCATAATGACATTGATGAAAGCTTGTATTCGTGGGATGTTCTAAATGGTCTTAAACTGTCAGGTTTGCCGATCCATAAGTTGGTATTAAAAGTCGGTGTTCCAGTTATGTTACTGAGGAGTATTGATCCGAAAAGTGGTTTGTGTAATGGAACGAGACTACGAGTTATAGCATTGGGTAACCGTGTTATAGAAGCAGAGATAATTTTCGGAAGTAATACAGGAAACCGTACTTTTATTCCAAGAATGACTTTAACTCCTTCAGAAAAAAGAATTCCTTTTACATTTCAAAGAAGACAATTTTCATTGGCTGTATGTTTTGCAATAACAATAAACAAGAGTCAAGGACAATCACTATCGAAAGTAGGTTTATTTTTGAGACAACCAGTGTTCACTCATTGA
- the LOC111903767 gene encoding uncharacterized protein LOC111903767 → MVNGLDVTVFVSIWCTFCFGKYSKIVRLSIDNPKVNRGYKHSSVGCACYRFMAPKNITLLGQLDLLHEKFTLKVRVIRLTKQLTYDKKKTFRIDMILVDEEGTKIEAQVPSRWVFRFEKMLAENESYYIENPQVGENTADNKFVINSNKLHFCPITMVTKSNDFVGPLGRKVSVTLWDDYAQQFVDYVSNNPEKRTVIIIIQFGKVSDYRGRLSVSYWYSVTKLYINANIEEILQFKNTLVSKNSFENLSANRSKDSSSLLYSETDEFLLKHDFKPITEIQEITKVSRVIVLGTVKRVCTYFSWFKIPIRVQDPTGVISLTLFDGDANRLLRKNAQELLEIFNEDGNTAIFPIEITDLLERKFAFLIEVSEYNLTNKVQGYSIRKLTTDRKILSELEKKFTIDQTFLVCSYLQHVDSDSFNTAIFEVTSQETTNLKDAISFTGDSITPASNVEKSTATSPLPKYHFSKVVSPNAELKRNLSEVYDVDDPPAMSSTKVRSTIMDDGFSGHGKMELLIPKIEK, encoded by the exons ATGGTTAATGGTTTAG ATGTGACTGTGTTTGTTTCAATTTGGTGTACATTCTGTTTTGGCAAATATTCGAAAATT GTACGATTAAGTATTGATAACCCCAAAGTTAATCGTGGGTATAAG CATT CTTCTGTTGGTTGCGCGTGTTACAGATTCATGGCTCCTAAAAACATCACACTACTTGGACAACTTGATTTGTTGCATGAGAAGTTCACTTTGAAAGTTCGAGTCATTCGATTGACTAAACAACTAACTTATGATAAGAAGAAGACTTTTCGTATTGATATGATATTAGTTGATGAAGAG GGTACTAAAATTGAAGCTCAAGTTCCAAGTAGGTGGGTTTTCAGATTTGAAAAGATGCTTGCTGAAAATGAATCTTATTATATCGAGAATCCTCAAGTTGGTGAAAACACTGCGGATAACAAATTTGTGATTAATTCAAACAAATTACATTTCTGTCCAATCACAATGGTTACCAAATCCAATGATTTTGTGGGTCCTCT AGGCCGAAAAGTGAGTGTTACTTTATGGGATGATTATGCTCAACAATTTGTTGATTATGTGTCAAATAATCCGGAAAAAAGGACTGTTATAATAATTATCCAGTTTGGAAAAGTGTCTGATTATCGAG GTCGTTTGTCTGTTTCATATTGGTACTCTGTTACCAAGCTTTACATCAATGCTAACATAGAAGAAATCCTACAATTCAAGAACAC TTTGGTTtccaaaaattcttttgaaaatctGTCTGCTAATCGTAGCAAAGATTCATCATCCCTACTGTATTCTGAGACTGATGAGTTTCTTTTGAAACATGACTTCAAACCCATTACCGAAATCCAAGAAATCACAAAg GTAAGCCGAGTAATTGTGCTTGGTACAGTTAAGCGTGTGTGCACATATTTTTCATG GTTTAAAATCCCAATTAGAGTCCAAGATCCTACAGGAGTAATTTCATTGACTCTTTTTGATGGTGATGCTAATAGGCTTTTAAGAAAAAATGCACAAGAATTGCTGGAAATTTTTAATGAG GATGGTAATACTGCTATTTTCCCCATTGAAATCACTGATTTGCTTGAGAGGAAATTTGCGTTTCTGATTGAAGTTTCTGAATATAATTTGACAAATAAAGTACAAGGGTATTCAATACGCAAGTTGACTACTGACCGTAAAATACTTTCTGAACTTGAAAAGAAGTTTACAATTGACCAG ACATTCTTAGTATGTTCTTATTTGCAACATGTTGATTCCGACTCTTTCAACACTGCAATCTTTGAAGTCACATCTCAAGAAACTACCAATTTGAAG GATGCAATATCATTCACGGGAGATAGCATCACTCCAGCCTCTAATGTTGAGAAAAGCACAGCGACGAGTCCGTTGCCCAAATACCATTTTTCTAAAGTTGTATCTCCCAATGCAGAGCTAAAGCGCAATCTTTCTGAAGTTTACGATGTTGATGACCCACCAGCAATGTCATCGACAAAAGTGCGTTCAACTATCATGGATGATGGCTTTTCGGGACATGGCAAGATGGAACTTTTGATTCCAAAAATAGAGAAATAA